One segment of Drosophila mauritiana strain mau12 chromosome 3R, ASM438214v1, whole genome shotgun sequence DNA contains the following:
- the LOC117143998 gene encoding LOW QUALITY PROTEIN: uncharacterized protein LOC117143998 (The sequence of the model RefSeq protein was modified relative to this genomic sequence to represent the inferred CDS: inserted 2 bases in 1 codon) — MSITFWFYLYACFISVLAXLPDHNCHSYFRYDTMNMGNTYIGVFTAHKSQLTSFYWEAAFSARGSIDQVDYLNPYPDNQECFKNIKRGNRGQMFVIFQNITSELPKLISFKLNGETLCTNKKYPPLSITTRVARRMTVDEIPIAFTFRKMN, encoded by the exons ATGTCTATTACTTTTTGGTTTTACTTGTACGCGTGTTTCATTTCGGTTTTGGC TCTACCGGATCACAATTGCCATTCATATTTTAGATATGACACCATGAACATGGGAAATACGTATATTGGCGTTTTTACGGCCCACAAAAGTCAACTTACTTCGTTCTACTGGGAGGCTGCGTTCTCCGCTCGCGGAAGTATC GATCAAGTCGACTATCTTAATCCGTATCCGGACAATCAAGAGtgctttaaaaatatcaaaaggGGAAATCGCGGACAAATGTTCGTGATCTTCCAAAACATTACCAGCGAGCTGCCCAAGCTGATCAGTTTTAAGCTTAATGGAGAGACACTGTGCACCAACAAAAAAT ACCCCCCACTCTCTATCACAACTCGAGTAGCTCGGAGAATGACCGTCGATGAAATACCCATTGCATTCACATTTAGAAAAATGAATTGA